From one Triticum urartu cultivar G1812 chromosome 3, Tu2.1, whole genome shotgun sequence genomic stretch:
- the LOC125542483 gene encoding non-specific lipid-transfer protein 4.3-like, with the protein MARAAVARLVLVALVATMLLIATDAAISCGQVNSALSPCISYARGNGANPSVACCSGVRRLAGAVRSTNDKKTTCNCIKSAAGGLNAGKAADIPSKCSVSIPYAISPSLDCSTIR; encoded by the coding sequence ATGGCCCGTGCTGCAGTTGCTCGGCTCGTGCTGGTCGCCCTGGTGGCGACAATGCTCCTCATAGCCACCGACGCGGCCATCTCATGCGGTCAGGTGAACTCCGCCTTGAGCCCCTGCATCTCCTATGCACGAGGCAATGGTGCCAACCCGTCTGTGGCCTGCTGCAGCGGCGTCAGGAGACTTGCAGGCGCAGTGCGAAGCACCAATGACAAGAAAACGACGTGCAACTGCATCAAGAGCGCTGCTGGTGGGCTCAACGCTGGCAAGGCCGCCGACATCCCCTCCAAGTGCAGCGTCAGCATCCCATACGCCATCAGCCCTTCCCTCGACTGCTCTACTATTCGCTAA